One Tepidanaerobacter syntrophicus DNA segment encodes these proteins:
- a CDS encoding baseplate assembly protein has protein sequence MHLDKLPDVSFAQKSIEEILADTISGYEKAYYEQTGEVKKLFPGDPIRIWLYSQALREFQLRQLIDYSAKQNLLKYAKGPFLDHKGADHDVPRADAKKATVTMKYILSTPLPTIQYIPAGTRVRSKKDVYFQTLETIEVPAGATEVIAVNECTVAGEIGNGFTPGQINILVDPLPWIASVVNTDTSQGGADEEDDESYREKINLAPEGYSTAGSELGYVFFAKKYSQLIEDVAVSSPGPGTVDIRVLLKNGEIPGQAFLDGLKEYLSAKDKRPLTDHVLVGAPDIVSYNINLTYYIRTQDETAETSIRQRVDNAISQFQIWQRSKIGRDINPSELIARIIQAGAKRIEIVEPVFAKLEKNQVAVAENVSVTYGGLEDD, from the coding sequence ATGCACCTCGATAAGCTCCCTGATGTCAGTTTTGCACAAAAAAGCATTGAAGAAATATTGGCGGATACTATTTCCGGTTATGAAAAGGCATATTATGAGCAGACCGGAGAAGTTAAAAAGCTATTCCCAGGAGACCCGATAAGAATATGGCTATACAGCCAGGCACTTCGCGAGTTTCAACTTCGTCAGCTAATAGATTACTCAGCAAAACAAAATCTGCTAAAGTATGCAAAAGGGCCATTTCTTGATCATAAGGGCGCAGATCATGATGTTCCGCGAGCTGATGCAAAAAAGGCAACCGTAACCATGAAATATATTTTAAGCACACCTTTGCCAACAATACAATATATCCCCGCCGGCACTCGGGTAAGGTCAAAAAAAGATGTATATTTTCAAACTCTAGAAACAATCGAAGTGCCGGCTGGAGCAACGGAAGTTATAGCTGTCAATGAGTGCACCGTAGCCGGCGAAATAGGAAATGGCTTTACGCCCGGGCAGATAAATATACTCGTCGACCCTCTCCCATGGATTGCCAGTGTAGTGAACACAGACACAAGTCAGGGTGGCGCCGACGAGGAAGACGATGAGAGTTACAGGGAAAAGATAAACTTAGCCCCTGAAGGATATAGCACAGCTGGATCAGAACTAGGATATGTGTTTTTTGCAAAAAAATACAGCCAGCTTATAGAAGATGTTGCAGTGTCTTCACCAGGCCCTGGCACTGTAGATATAAGAGTTCTTCTTAAAAATGGAGAAATACCTGGCCAAGCGTTTTTAGATGGATTAAAAGAATACTTATCTGCTAAAGACAAAAGACCATTAACTGACCATGTGTTGGTAGGTGCTCCGGATATAGTAAGCTATAATATTAACTTAACCTATTATATTCGAACCCAAGATGAGACCGCAGAAACATCTATAAGGCAAAGGGTAGATAATGCGATATCTCAATTTCAAATATGGCAAAGATCAAAGATAGGACGAGATATAAATCCGTCTGAACTTATCGCAAGAATTATTCAGGCTGGGGCAAAAAGGATTGAAATAGTAGAACCAGTGTTCGCAAAACTAGAGAAAAACCAGGTTGCGGTCGCTGAAAATGTATCCGTAACTTATGGAGGGCTTGAAGATGATTGA
- a CDS encoding GPW/gp25 family protein, with product MEYTVSSNSQFRINFGATGLDEIKQNIYTILTTPKYSVPLDREFGITPPLDEPLPIAKARTSTEVIEAIHRNEPRVTVTKVDFIETARNNEDGVIIPVVTFTLKEGVA from the coding sequence GTGGAATATACCGTAAGCTCAAATTCGCAATTTCGCATAAATTTTGGTGCCACCGGCCTAGATGAGATCAAGCAAAATATATATACAATCCTTACAACTCCGAAATATTCAGTGCCACTTGATAGGGAATTTGGCATTACTCCACCTCTTGATGAGCCTTTGCCAATAGCAAAAGCCAGAACATCAACGGAAGTAATTGAGGCTATCCATAGGAACGAACCGCGTGTAACCGTTACCAAAGTAGATTTCATCGAGACGGCCAGGAATAATGAGGATGGAGTGATTATTCCAGTGGTCACTTTTACACTTAAAGAGGGGGTGGCATAA
- a CDS encoding phage tail protein, with product MIGALGNVVFVVSAETVRTFDKFERSSEGRWAKHEIHLQKPKSEFLGPDLDVITFEIRFDVAYGINPRKEMDELIALARSGEAVPLVIGGKGIGVNKWVIKSQVQKWTHIDNRGNVLISSVELTLEEYI from the coding sequence ATGATTGGAGCTTTAGGGAATGTAGTTTTTGTTGTATCGGCTGAGACGGTTCGCACATTCGACAAATTTGAAAGGTCATCCGAAGGTAGATGGGCAAAACATGAAATACATTTGCAAAAACCTAAATCTGAGTTTTTAGGCCCGGATCTGGATGTGATAACTTTTGAGATACGCTTTGATGTAGCATACGGAATTAATCCTAGAAAAGAGATGGATGAATTGATAGCACTTGCACGTTCAGGAGAAGCCGTTCCGCTTGTTATTGGTGGAAAAGGCATAGGAGTGAATAAATGGGTTATAAAATCTCAGGTTCAAAAATGGACTCATATTGATAATAGAGGCAATGTGTTAATTAGTTCGGTGGAATTAACACTGGAAGAGTATATTTAA
- a CDS encoding phage baseplate assembly protein V, translating to MNVHLLKLLKNIIKVGVVSSVNPSKSTARVVFGAQNVVSHNLVVLQRQTRNNKDYYMPDVGEQVVCIFLPTGNAEGFIIGSVYNDEDRPPTDDRNKRMVVFKDGTKIEYDSSKSTLTINATGPINIVANKDVNVTGDVIADGISLKNHTHPLLGKPQ from the coding sequence ATGAACGTCCATTTATTAAAATTGCTAAAAAACATAATAAAGGTCGGTGTAGTTTCTTCGGTTAACCCTTCAAAATCTACTGCGAGAGTGGTTTTTGGAGCTCAAAATGTAGTATCACATAACCTAGTAGTTTTACAACGCCAAACGCGCAATAACAAAGATTACTACATGCCGGATGTTGGTGAACAGGTAGTATGCATATTTTTGCCCACCGGAAATGCCGAAGGATTTATCATAGGGTCCGTGTATAACGATGAAGATAGGCCTCCTACTGATGACCGTAACAAAAGAATGGTAGTTTTCAAGGATGGAACAAAAATAGAATACGACAGCTCAAAGAGCACCCTTACTATTAATGCAACAGGGCCAATTAATATCGTGGCAAATAAAGATGTAAACGTAACCGGTGATGTAATAGCAGACGGAATAAGTCTAAAGAATCACACGCACCCATTGCTAGGTAAGCCACAATAA
- a CDS encoding phage late control D family protein produces the protein MAQARTATLNVNYNNKNISADLRRFLIGFSYSDYANGKADDLQINLDDKEDLWKASWFPEKGATLTAEIITRNWNYEGEVQRLPLGQFEIDDIDLQGPPDVVTIKGVSVPVSSSLWDEDKNRAWENTRLSIVASDIASGSGLELFFDTEYDAEYDRIEQTEETDIAFLQRLCEEAGLSLKVTNKTIIIFDDSKYEQQEPVATITRGSSNVISYSGNSKTRDIYSACRVEYQASDKKEPIIYTYTPPNGPKVGRTLVINERVSSYSEAERLAKKSLREKNKEETTFNVKLSGDVRFVSGVTVNLKGWGRFDGKYFITEAKHEGGSAGYTTELELRRVLEGY, from the coding sequence GTGGCTCAGGCGAGGACAGCAACACTTAATGTGAATTACAACAACAAGAACATCAGTGCAGACCTGAGGAGGTTTCTTATTGGATTTTCATATAGCGACTATGCAAATGGTAAGGCTGATGACTTGCAAATCAATCTTGACGATAAAGAAGATCTTTGGAAAGCCAGCTGGTTCCCCGAAAAGGGCGCTACACTTACAGCCGAAATAATAACCAGAAACTGGAATTACGAGGGAGAGGTTCAAAGACTGCCTCTGGGCCAGTTTGAAATAGACGATATTGACCTGCAGGGCCCTCCAGATGTTGTGACTATAAAAGGCGTCTCGGTGCCGGTATCATCGTCCCTTTGGGATGAAGACAAGAATAGGGCGTGGGAAAATACAAGACTATCTATCGTGGCAAGCGACATTGCTAGCGGATCCGGCCTGGAGCTGTTTTTTGATACTGAATATGATGCCGAATATGACAGGATTGAGCAGACAGAAGAAACTGATATTGCATTTCTTCAAAGGCTTTGCGAAGAAGCCGGGCTATCGCTGAAAGTTACCAATAAAACGATAATCATTTTTGACGACAGCAAATATGAGCAACAGGAACCGGTTGCAACTATTACCCGTGGATCCTCTAATGTAATCAGCTATAGTGGAAATTCTAAGACTCGGGATATATATTCAGCTTGCCGGGTTGAATATCAAGCGTCAGATAAGAAAGAGCCCATCATATATACTTACACCCCGCCCAATGGCCCAAAGGTTGGGAGGACCCTTGTCATTAACGAAAGGGTTTCAAGTTATAGCGAGGCTGAACGGCTGGCGAAGAAAAGCTTGCGAGAAAAAAACAAGGAAGAAACCACCTTCAATGTTAAATTATCAGGGGATGTTCGGTTTGTAAGCGGCGTGACGGTTAATCTAAAAGGCTGGGGAAGATTTGATGGCAAATATTTTATAACTGAGGCTAAACACGAAGGCGGGAGCGCGGGTTATACTACAGAGCTTGAGCTTCGAAGAGTATTGGAGGGGTATTAA
- a CDS encoding tail protein X, with translation MSIYTTIQGDTWDMISYKVYGTEIYADKLIEANPEHLKTVIFDAGIKLRIPDIEIPSPETLPPWKR, from the coding sequence ATGAGTATATATACAACGATACAAGGTGATACGTGGGATATGATTTCATACAAAGTATACGGAACAGAGATATATGCTGATAAACTTATTGAAGCCAACCCAGAGCATCTTAAAACTGTAATTTTCGATGCAGGAATCAAATTAAGAATTCCAGATATAGAGATTCCTTCACCGGAGACTTTACCGCCCTGGAAGAGGTGA
- a CDS encoding phage tail tape measure protein, with translation MAKVFEIAFELAGRVNSSLNSAFMTASDRLQKMNQNISNIRSQIRELERAQKNGKISTEEYAAAHKKLSAELERAERAQKNLARAIELDKRVDTFRKEMRSRMLGAIETALTVGIPVKFAMDFESSMADVRKVVDFDTPQQFKEMEQDILELSRRIPMTVEGLAEIVASGGQAGIARDELVKFAESAAIMGVAFDITAEEAGQTMAEWRSAFKMTQDEVNVLADQINYLGNTTAASAPQISEVVQRIGPLGDVGGAAAAQIAALGATMVATGISEEVAATGIKNLILSLTAGESATKKQAEAFKTLGLDAKKMAIAMQEDAEGAIMQVLRALQKLPKERQAAVMRELFGKESIGALAPLLTNLEALEENFNKVGDATLYTGSMLAEFEARSETTANQLQLLKNYARAFGINIGSILLPHVSALAEKGMVVIDRITKWSEKHPELTRLIVTGTAAVLGMSVAITGLGYVAGIVITPFVKFYSWTKKAEVAQKAATIATKAWTGAQWLWNTAMSLGRGLLNVGGLILYHAKIMAISIATKAWTAAQWLLNTAMSANPIGLVILAIAGLIAAGYALIKNWDTVREWFSTIWNSPLEALQRFIDSIREKFSGIFKWLGDKANWFKNLFNFGKGKGKSGNVSIEIPGHAEGGIFSKPHLAWFAEKGPEAVIPIDGSSKAMSLWAKTGELLGIKTAKTGRGDVIFQIQNSPKIYVTGGENVRPQVEMALETSNRSLIEQLKMLKRQEERLAFR, from the coding sequence ATGGCCAAGGTATTTGAAATAGCATTTGAGCTAGCAGGAAGAGTGAATTCCTCCCTGAACAGTGCTTTTATGACCGCCAGCGACCGATTGCAAAAAATGAACCAAAACATATCAAACATCAGATCCCAAATCCGGGAGCTGGAAAGGGCCCAAAAAAATGGGAAAATTAGCACTGAAGAATATGCGGCGGCCCATAAAAAGCTTTCTGCAGAGCTTGAGCGTGCCGAAAGAGCGCAGAAAAACCTTGCCAGGGCCATTGAGCTTGATAAAAGAGTAGATACTTTCAGAAAAGAGATGCGCTCAAGAATGTTAGGGGCAATTGAAACTGCTTTAACAGTAGGTATTCCGGTTAAATTCGCAATGGATTTTGAATCAAGTATGGCTGATGTAAGAAAAGTAGTAGACTTTGACACACCGCAGCAATTTAAAGAAATGGAACAAGACATACTGGAGTTATCAAGGCGCATTCCCATGACCGTTGAGGGCCTTGCTGAAATAGTTGCCTCTGGAGGACAAGCGGGAATAGCAAGAGACGAACTTGTAAAGTTTGCGGAAAGTGCTGCTATTATGGGAGTCGCGTTTGATATTACCGCTGAAGAGGCCGGCCAAACTATGGCAGAATGGCGGTCAGCTTTTAAAATGACCCAGGATGAAGTGAATGTGCTGGCGGACCAAATAAACTATCTTGGCAACACAACTGCAGCTTCAGCTCCTCAAATATCTGAAGTTGTTCAAAGAATAGGTCCCTTGGGAGATGTAGGGGGTGCGGCTGCAGCACAAATAGCTGCTCTTGGTGCCACAATGGTTGCTACGGGTATTTCAGAAGAAGTCGCAGCAACCGGAATCAAAAATCTTATATTGTCATTAACGGCCGGTGAAAGCGCAACAAAGAAGCAGGCTGAAGCATTCAAGACACTTGGTCTTGATGCCAAGAAAATGGCCATAGCAATGCAGGAAGATGCCGAAGGTGCAATAATGCAGGTTTTAAGAGCTTTGCAAAAACTTCCTAAAGAAAGACAAGCTGCGGTCATGAGGGAACTCTTTGGCAAAGAAAGCATAGGAGCATTAGCACCCTTACTTACAAATCTTGAGGCACTAGAAGAAAACTTCAACAAAGTCGGCGATGCCACATTATATACTGGAAGTATGTTAGCGGAATTTGAGGCCAGATCTGAAACTACTGCAAACCAATTGCAGCTACTGAAGAACTATGCAAGGGCATTCGGCATCAATATCGGAAGTATACTTTTGCCTCATGTTTCTGCACTTGCGGAAAAAGGCATGGTAGTAATTGACCGGATTACGAAATGGTCGGAAAAACATCCGGAGCTCACAAGGTTAATAGTAACAGGAACCGCAGCAGTGTTAGGAATGAGCGTTGCAATAACAGGCCTAGGATATGTTGCCGGGATAGTTATAACGCCGTTTGTAAAGTTTTATTCCTGGACCAAAAAAGCTGAAGTTGCTCAAAAAGCTGCTACTATAGCGACAAAAGCCTGGACAGGTGCCCAGTGGCTATGGAATACGGCCATGAGCCTTGGAAGAGGCCTTTTGAACGTAGGCGGACTTATTCTTTATCATGCTAAAATAATGGCCATTTCTATAGCAACGAAAGCCTGGACAGCTGCCCAATGGCTCTTAAATACGGCTATGAGCGCAAACCCAATCGGGCTTGTAATATTGGCAATTGCGGGGCTAATAGCAGCAGGTTATGCACTTATCAAAAACTGGGATACTGTCAGAGAATGGTTCTCCACTATATGGAACTCACCATTGGAAGCATTGCAACGCTTTATAGATTCGATAAGGGAAAAGTTTTCAGGAATATTCAAATGGCTTGGAGACAAGGCAAACTGGTTCAAAAACCTCTTTAATTTCGGTAAAGGCAAGGGCAAAAGTGGAAATGTATCGATTGAGATTCCTGGCCATGCTGAAGGCGGCATATTTTCAAAGCCTCATTTAGCGTGGTTTGCTGAAAAAGGGCCTGAAGCGGTAATTCCGATAGATGGATCATCAAAAGCCATGTCTTTATGGGCGAAGACTGGTGAATTATTAGGCATAAAAACCGCCAAAACCGGCAGGGGTGATGTAATATTTCAAATCCAAAACTCACCCAAAATATATGTTACCGGCGGTGAGAACGTCAGGCCGCAAGTTGAAATGGCTCTTGAAACTAGCAATAGAAGCCTTATTGAGCAATTAAAAATGTTAAAACGACAGGAAGAGAGGTTGGCGTTTCGATGA
- a CDS encoding phage tail assembly protein, with translation MSNSMPMQAQNQLGQLYNHVKSKYNMRVPLSRPIKFEDKEYKELKLDLESLNGEDIIAASNESKLMGDTYPVSEMSKTYLAVLAAKAAKVPTELILQLSAKDFTLVTMVVQDFLFQ, from the coding sequence ATGAGCAATTCGATGCCAATGCAAGCCCAAAACCAATTAGGGCAACTGTATAACCATGTCAAAAGCAAGTATAATATGAGAGTTCCTTTAAGCAGGCCCATTAAATTTGAAGACAAAGAATATAAGGAATTAAAGCTGGATTTAGAATCCTTAAATGGTGAAGATATTATCGCCGCGTCAAACGAATCTAAGCTCATGGGAGATACTTACCCGGTTTCCGAAATGTCAAAAACATATCTTGCAGTTCTGGCTGCAAAAGCGGCCAAAGTTCCAACAGAATTAATCCTGCAGTTATCGGCTAAGGATTTCACCTTAGTAACGATGGTGGTGCAGGATTTTTTATTTCAGTAA
- a CDS encoding phage major tail tube protein, producing MNQVPEKLISFRVYEDGNDLLGVADVELPSLEAMTDTVKGAGIAGEVDSPVLGHYESMTVKLNWRTVVKSTVHLAQPKTHNLTLRGANQVYNAGTGEYKVASTKVTLRCIPKTTELGKFDVGTTGDAANEFEVIYINMTIDGKEVLEIDKYNYICKINGKDYLKDVRTALGL from the coding sequence ATGAATCAGGTTCCAGAAAAGTTAATCTCTTTTCGTGTATACGAAGATGGAAATGACCTTCTCGGTGTTGCAGACGTGGAACTTCCGAGCCTTGAGGCCATGACCGATACTGTAAAAGGTGCAGGTATTGCCGGCGAGGTAGACAGCCCTGTTCTGGGGCACTATGAAAGCATGACGGTAAAACTGAACTGGAGGACAGTGGTAAAATCTACTGTTCACCTAGCGCAGCCAAAGACGCACAATCTAACCCTTCGCGGAGCAAACCAGGTATATAATGCCGGAACAGGTGAATACAAAGTTGCATCAACTAAGGTAACGCTCAGATGTATACCAAAGACTACAGAACTCGGAAAGTTTGATGTCGGCACAACGGGCGATGCTGCAAACGAGTTTGAAGTAATCTATATAAACATGACAATTGACGGTAAAGAAGTGCTAGAAATTGATAAATATAACTACATCTGCAAAATTAACGGCAAGGACTACCTAAAGGATGTCAGGACGGCCCTTGGCCTTTAA
- a CDS encoding phage tail sheath family protein encodes MAYRHGVYISEVDTSITPAVSTTAGLPVVFGTAPIHLARDPAPTHKPTLCYTYAEAVEQLGYSKDWEKYTLCEFMDSHFGKYACSPVVFVNVLDPVKHTKTVEPISMAIEAGEILITDDGVLLNTITAKLEAGGADLIRDTDYAAAFDKDGNVVITILEGGSVPKDQAELYIGYDKVDASLVTVDDIIGGIDIDTGDYTGLETLNKVFPLFGLVPGMVLAPKWSKDPVVAAVMTAKVSNINGHFKCIAVVDIPTDEVQKYTDVSEWKNTNNYTSARQVVCWPQIKLGDEVYHLSTQISGVMCRTDAENDDIPYVSPSNKNLQANGAVAGDKVIALGPDQASYLNGQGIVTCLNFISGWKAWGNRTGAYPSVTDPKDSFIPVRRMIDWISNTLVLTYWQKVDDPPSRRAIENVVDSANIWLNGLVARGYLLGGRVEFLDIENPVTDLMDGIHRFHVYVTPPAPNRVIEFIVEIDPGYFQTLFA; translated from the coding sequence ATGGCCTATAGACATGGCGTATATATATCTGAAGTGGATACTTCAATAACTCCTGCCGTTTCAACAACCGCAGGTCTACCGGTAGTTTTCGGAACAGCACCAATTCACTTGGCCAGAGACCCGGCGCCTACTCATAAGCCTACTTTGTGCTATACTTACGCTGAAGCAGTCGAGCAGCTAGGATACAGCAAAGACTGGGAAAAATACACTCTATGTGAGTTTATGGACTCGCACTTTGGCAAATATGCCTGTTCTCCTGTAGTCTTTGTCAATGTATTGGACCCAGTAAAACATACAAAGACGGTTGAGCCAATTTCAATGGCGATTGAAGCTGGTGAAATCCTGATAACAGATGATGGAGTTTTACTGAATACTATTACTGCAAAGCTCGAAGCAGGCGGAGCCGATTTAATCCGCGATACGGATTATGCAGCAGCTTTTGATAAAGACGGCAATGTAGTTATAACCATTCTCGAAGGCGGTAGTGTTCCGAAAGACCAAGCCGAGCTTTATATTGGATATGACAAAGTTGATGCATCTTTGGTTACAGTCGATGATATCATTGGCGGTATTGATATTGATACTGGGGATTACACTGGCCTTGAAACCCTGAATAAGGTATTCCCTCTTTTTGGCCTAGTTCCCGGTATGGTGCTTGCTCCAAAATGGTCAAAGGATCCGGTTGTAGCAGCTGTAATGACGGCAAAGGTAAGCAATATTAATGGACACTTCAAATGTATTGCAGTGGTAGACATTCCAACCGATGAGGTTCAAAAATACACGGATGTATCAGAGTGGAAAAACACAAACAACTATACATCTGCAAGACAGGTAGTTTGTTGGCCACAGATAAAACTGGGGGATGAGGTATATCATCTTTCTACGCAAATATCAGGTGTAATGTGCCGGACCGATGCAGAGAACGACGATATACCATACGTAAGCCCTTCGAATAAGAACTTACAGGCCAACGGCGCCGTAGCAGGAGACAAAGTCATCGCTCTGGGCCCTGATCAGGCATCATACTTAAATGGCCAGGGCATTGTAACTTGTTTGAATTTCATCAGCGGATGGAAAGCCTGGGGCAATAGAACGGGAGCCTATCCATCAGTAACGGATCCAAAAGACAGCTTTATACCTGTGCGGAGAATGATTGACTGGATATCAAACACTTTAGTGCTCACATATTGGCAGAAGGTAGATGATCCGCCGTCAAGGCGAGCCATTGAAAATGTTGTAGATTCGGCAAATATATGGCTGAATGGCTTAGTTGCCAGAGGATACCTGCTTGGTGGTAGGGTAGAGTTTTTAGACATCGAAAACCCTGTTACTGACTTAATGGATGGAATCCATAGGTTCCACGTATATGTAACACCGCCAGCACCTAATAGGGTGATAGAGTTTATAGTTGAAATCGATCCTGGATACTTCCAGACATTATTCGCGTAA
- a CDS encoding phage tail protein: protein MIQIDPKQIERAEILLKDIPNGASKAIVNALNRSVEGARTDAVKKVRERYIIKAKDVSDTIQIKKATYDDLTAIVKASGSPVALSKFKITPSSPPKTRRKKPIIARVTRGGGGPIPGAFVAKMESGHVGVFERVGKARLPIKQLYGPSVPQMLGHESVTEYVEEQARERVEKRLEHEINRLLKGVGK from the coding sequence GTGATACAAATTGATCCAAAGCAAATTGAAAGGGCAGAAATACTGCTAAAAGATATACCGAATGGGGCCTCAAAAGCCATCGTAAATGCGTTGAATCGTTCGGTTGAAGGCGCCAGGACCGATGCAGTAAAAAAGGTGCGAGAAAGATATATCATCAAAGCCAAAGATGTAAGTGATACTATTCAAATTAAAAAAGCGACATACGATGATCTAACTGCAATAGTAAAAGCATCCGGTAGCCCTGTAGCGCTATCGAAATTCAAAATAACACCGTCAAGTCCGCCAAAGACGCGAAGGAAAAAACCGATTATAGCCAGGGTAACAAGAGGTGGAGGAGGCCCGATTCCTGGGGCATTTGTAGCAAAGATGGAATCTGGCCATGTAGGAGTGTTTGAACGGGTCGGAAAAGCTCGGCTACCGATAAAACAACTATATGGTCCTTCGGTTCCGCAAATGCTCGGCCATGAGTCTGTCACTGAGTATGTTGAAGAACAGGCAAGGGAAAGAGTTGAAAAAAGGCTTGAGCACGAAATAAACAGGCTATTGAAAGGGGTAGGTAAATGA